The sequence AAAATTGTTCTTGAAAACAAAATAAACTAACCAATAAATTTTAACCATTAACTATTGACAAAAAACACAGTTGCTGAGTTAATTTGCGAGCGCATTTTCTTCAATGCTGACAAAGACTTGGACACATCTAAGGCTTGCTTGCGGGCTGTGCATAATGGGGTTAGTCAATAGAATGTTACTTAATGCCTTTTCTGTTGTTATGATGGGTTTCGAAAGTTCGATGGAATAACCTCCCTACACACAGCACTTCCGCAATCTTCGCCAAGATGTGTTACCCAACCCGTTTGTAATGCATTTCAGAAAATGCACTCTTCGATTGTGTAGTAATTTGAGGATGTTAATCGTGTCAGAAGTTGAGTCCTTAAATATAGATTGTTCAGACTGAAGTAGTTCCTCAGTTTACCGTACATTTAAGGAGATGCACCCTCGTTGATTTTGACAGAATATTTTAAGTTTGTTTTATGTGAACAGGCAGATTTTGCATTCCTTGGCGTATTTTAAAAAGTCTTCGGCTGTCCACACAACCACACCATCAATGAGTTTATCTTCCTTGATTTCCATCATGTCCACAGTCATTTTACACGCGACCAGTTCTACACCTTCCAATTGAGCCATTTCTTGGAGTTCAGCCAGGCTAGGAATGTTAGCCTTAGCTGTTTTCCTTTTCATGATTTCAGTTGCGATGGTGCTTACTCCCGGAATAGCTCCCATAACTCCAGGAGGAAAAAATTTGGCCCTTTCAGCGCCGCCCTTGAGTAGTAGGTTTATGCCCATGAAAGAGTAGAATATCTTGCTTTCCATCCCCAGTCGAGCCGCATTGATACCTAGTACTAGTGATGGATAGGCTCCATCAAGAGTATCTTTTACACATATGAAACCTGCTTTTTCTTTCTTTTCATCCATTGTTTTCTCCCATGGGTTTTCCATGTTGATAAAATTATAAAAAGCCTGATGCCTTTTAGGCATCTTTTTTGGGTCCTACTTTTATCGAAAGTAGGACAGCCCTAGTCACGCAAATATCCCTGCCCCAAGATTTTTCCCAGAAGAGCTGCCAGACCAAGGATAATGGCAAAGCCAAGATGGCCCCAATCAAGGAAGACTACTACCTGGGGGCTGAAAAATATATTGGGCTGGTTCTTTAAAACACGTAAAATACCTGTGAAGATTAAACCTGCCCAGATGAAGATTTTGACCCAGCCGATGGGGGTGATAAGTTCTATCTCTCTCCCTGGTTGCCTCAGGAATTTACCCAGGCGATAAAAAATTATGAAAAGCAAAATAGTGGCCAGAATATAATGGAGAATATGGTTGAGATAAAAATCAGCTGTCCAGCCAAAACCTGGAACATCGGCTAAGTAGTAGCGCTTAAATATGGGCATTTGAGCCATGCCGGTAAACATCAAGCCAAAGACCATGAAATTAAATAGTCTTCCGGACCATATGGTTTTTGGTTGTTTATTCATCTTTGTCTCCCTGCTTATCTTGAGATACTTTACTTATTCCTGTTAACAGGGCCGCAGCCAATCCGGCTACAGGCGCGCCGATCACTGCCATGGCCAGATTTTCCTCTTTGGCCATGGAGTTGGGCACAGAAGAAAGGTGCGGTCGGCCTGGTCCTTTTTCTATAGCCTTATCCAGAACATCAAAAGGCACCGGTGAGACATAGATGGTATTGGTTCCGCCGTTTTCCTTTTCTCCATAAATGTAGCCACCCATTTCTTTGGCCAGCTTATGGGCTTTGGCAACGATTTCATCTCTTGGGCCGATTGTCTGGACGTCTTGAGGGCAGACTTCAATGCAGGCAGGAACAAGTCCCTGGTTTATGCGGCCAAAGCATCGGTCGCATTTATACATCACTCCATTGCCTGCAAACGAGGGCAGGAGTTTCAGATATAGGCCAACCCCTGACTGGCGTTCAGGGATATGCCAGGGACAAACTTTTTTGCACTTGGCCCCGCCCAAACAGATCTTATCATTGATTCGGACAATACCATTAGCCTGTTTGGCTGCCGCGCCCCAGGGGCAGAGATTGGCGCAGGGAGGATTTTGGCAATGGAGGCAGCGGCGTGGAATATTAATTTCATATTCCTCTCCCTGCCAGGTAACATAGGCCGTCTGGATATAGAGCCAATTATACGGAGTAAGTCGGTCATCCACATCTTGTTTGTCTGACCAGTCAGAGGGTTTGACCCGGCTGGGATACATTTTGGGAAACGGTTTTTTGGGTCGAGGAAATTTATGTGCGTTTGTCTCTTTGCACGCTTCGACACATGCCCCACAACCAATACATTTGCTTAGATCAAGCAGGGTTGCCAACTCCTCGCCCCTGGAAGCTGCCTTGGCTGTAGAAGGCAAAACAGTAGTTAAACCTGTTGCTGCTAGACCTTGCAGAAATTTTCTTCTGGAAATACTCATTTTAAGTCCCCGAATTAGAGTTAAAGTTAGGTATTTCTAGTTAGTTTACTTGGCTCAGTACTTATTTTAAGCATGGACGATAGGTTATTTTTAAACCCTTGGTAGATTTCATATTCTCAAACTATTAAACTTTCCTTGATCCAGGTCAAGATTTAATATTTTTTTACTTTTACTCATTCACAATCAATCGATTTTATCTTCCTCGATTTCTCAATTCAACTATTTAAGCCATTTTTAAAATTTTACTTGTTTGTAACATGTTTAAAATCTTTTTCAGATCGCATTGAGGTACTTAATACTGTTTTAAACAAAGGACTAAATGATTTGAGTAACTATCCCTGAAAAATTTATGGAGTTTATGGAAGGGCAGGTGTCGGGTGTGCTTGAGCCAGGTATCTCGAGAGCCTGTGTTCAAACCTTACTTAAGAGGGCAAATTTTCATATTTTTTTCAATCCTGATTTATTTCATGCTGTACAAAGACCTGGAGCTGTTCTCAAAACTTGCTTGCGGACAGAGCATAATGGGATACTTTGGGTAAAAAATATTCTTTTATTATCGACAGTTATGGTCAACATAGCAAATGATTTAGCTCGTTCATCCCGATGCTCTGCTTTTCCGCAAGCATAACTCAAGATTGGGTTGCCCAAGCCGTGTGTAATGCATTTCATAAACCAAGACTTTCACTCAGCGGTCAAAATGGGGGTTGGCCACAGGCTCTTATGCCCTGTTTTGAGCTTAAACTGAAGCCTCACTTTTGTATCTGGCTTGTTACGACTATGTTCTATTTGAGCCAGTGGAGGTATAAAGATGAACCAATTGTTTTTCTAAAGAAGCAGGTTTTGATATGGATAGAGGAGCTTGAAAAAAGGCTTGAGCAAAAATTTATAGTTTTATAGGTTAGTTACAAATCAGCGCTAAACTTTTTTTGAACTCGGTTGGGTCTGGTTGAAAAGGTCGCAAGTTGGAAAGAGTAGAAGCCTACGTTGGAGATAACTTGTGTCATCAGATAAGTGCCAATGCCTTTCGTCTAGTCATCTCCCTTCGCTAGGGAAAAAAATAGTCATATATATGGTTCTTATTTTAGGCATTTGCGGGGCCTTGTTTTTTTTATGGATGGCCAAGCAGCAGGAAGCATTTGTTGTGAAACAGTTGAGACATCAGGCCCTGGGGATATATCACTATATTGTTTTGGCCAGGGAATGGATCTCTTCCCATGGTGGCATATATATAAGGAAAAATGGAAACTTTCACTTGATTACGCCGTCTGTTTTTACTCGAGAGATTGCTTTGTTTACCAAAAGAAAACGGCCTTATTCCGTGAAAATTGCCACGCTGGACAGCAAAAACCCTGCGCACATGCCGGACCAATTTGAATGCAAGGCCATAGAACTCATGCAGCAGGGCAGGGAGCGGGAATTATGGAAGGTCGTTGGAGATAAGGATAAAGTTATTTTTCGCTATGCTGCCCCTCTTATCTTTGAAAATGAATGCGCGAAATGTCATCAGGATTTTAAAAGATATAACATTGTCGGCTGTATCAGCATTTCTTTCCCAGCAACTTCCCTATTCAAAGAAGTAGCGAAAAATAAGAATTATTACTTTATTTATCTGGTTACCACTTTGGGAATTGTTTTGTTTTTATTGATGATTATGCTGAAAAAGTTTGTTTTGCATCCATTAAATCAGCTCAGCATGGCCTCGCAAAAGATTGAGAAGGGAGAACTTGATGTACGTGTTGATTTAAAGGCAAGCAAAGAATGGGTCAGGGTAGGTGAGAGTTTTAATTCCATGGTCGAATCTCTGGCTTCCCAGCAAAAAAGATTGGAAGAAGAAGTAAACAAGGCCGTGGCAGATCTGTCCAAAGCATATGAGGATTTAAAGCGCATGGAGAAATTTAAGTCTGACTTTTTTTCCAATATTACGCACGATCTGAAAACACCTATTACTGCTATCAAAGGAGCTTCGGATATCCTGGCTAAAAAGTTGAAGGGTGGAGAATATGAAACCTATGTTGATATTTTAAAAAGGAATGTGACCAGGCTCTCCAGGATGGTCAAGGACCTTTTAGACTGTGCCCGCTTGGAAAGCGGAGAGCTAGAATTACATAAAGAACACCTCGATCTGGCCGAGGTTATAGAAGATGCAGTGCTTATGGTTCAGCCTTTGGCCTGGGAAAGAGAGGTAGAAATTGAATATGTCCTGCCTGGTGAACCTTATTATGTGTTTGCGGATAGAGCGAGAATCGAACAGGCCGTTTCCAATCTTCTGACCAATGCTATAAAATTTTCTGACAAACCTAGCAAAGTAGTGGTCAAGTTAACCAGAAAAAATGGCCAGGTAACCATGTCCGTGGAGGACTTTGGCCCTGGTATTCCTGTTGATGAGAGGGACATGGTCTTTAAAAAATTTTATCGTCGCGATTATGAAAAAGGTAGGGATGGCCTGGGTCTGGGTCTGGCTATTGCCAAAGGGGTTGTGGAAGCGCATGGGGGGAAGATCTGGATAACCCAGCCTGACCATCGGGGCGTAATCATGAATATTTCCTTGCCTGGGAAATAAGGCCTGAGTGCTGAGTGAGGTAAAGTTGAGGGGGTAATAGACTAATAGGGGGGATTTAATGCGTAAACCAACGATCCTGCTCATTGAGGACGACAAGGATATTCTGACC comes from Desulfovulcanus ferrireducens and encodes:
- a CDS encoding DsrE/DsrF/DrsH-like family protein yields the protein MDEKKEKAGFICVKDTLDGAYPSLVLGINAARLGMESKIFYSFMGINLLLKGGAERAKFFPPGVMGAIPGVSTIATEIMKRKTAKANIPSLAELQEMAQLEGVELVACKMTVDMMEIKEDKLIDGVVVWTAEDFLKYAKECKICLFT
- a CDS encoding 4Fe-4S dicluster domain-containing protein translates to MSISRRKFLQGLAATGLTTVLPSTAKAASRGEELATLLDLSKCIGCGACVEACKETNAHKFPRPKKPFPKMYPSRVKPSDWSDKQDVDDRLTPYNWLYIQTAYVTWQGEEYEINIPRRCLHCQNPPCANLCPWGAAAKQANGIVRINDKICLGGAKCKKVCPWHIPERQSGVGLYLKLLPSFAGNGVMYKCDRCFGRINQGLVPACIEVCPQDVQTIGPRDEIVAKAHKLAKEMGGYIYGEKENGGTNTIYVSPVPFDVLDKAIEKGPGRPHLSSVPNSMAKEENLAMAVIGAPVAGLAAALLTGISKVSQDKQGDKDE
- a CDS encoding ATP-binding protein yields the protein MSSDKCQCLSSSHLPSLGKKIVIYMVLILGICGALFFLWMAKQQEAFVVKQLRHQALGIYHYIVLAREWISSHGGIYIRKNGNFHLITPSVFTREIALFTKRKRPYSVKIATLDSKNPAHMPDQFECKAIELMQQGRERELWKVVGDKDKVIFRYAAPLIFENECAKCHQDFKRYNIVGCISISFPATSLFKEVAKNKNYYFIYLVTTLGIVLFLLMIMLKKFVLHPLNQLSMASQKIEKGELDVRVDLKASKEWVRVGESFNSMVESLASQQKRLEEEVNKAVADLSKAYEDLKRMEKFKSDFFSNITHDLKTPITAIKGASDILAKKLKGGEYETYVDILKRNVTRLSRMVKDLLDCARLESGELELHKEHLDLAEVIEDAVLMVQPLAWEREVEIEYVLPGEPYYVFADRARIEQAVSNLLTNAIKFSDKPSKVVVKLTRKNGQVTMSVEDFGPGIPVDERDMVFKKFYRRDYEKGRDGLGLGLAIAKGVVEAHGGKIWITQPDHRGVIMNISLPGK